A genomic region of Octopus bimaculoides isolate UCB-OBI-ISO-001 unplaced genomic scaffold, ASM119413v2 Scaffold_132920, whole genome shotgun sequence contains the following coding sequences:
- the LOC106880755 gene encoding adipocyte plasma membrane-associated protein Hemomucin-like — protein sequence NTPDPTPTASSSYTSENIPTHKSTEKHSRKPTTYSHTPTTTHRHTIKTVATQSDIAIPTTQPDVTTTRHDTTNKPNTDITTSTIQPDIKATTQLDTATDTTEATAQSVLTTAATHHHMTAITKPATAIAASKRDITATPPPDSATVTSQTDLTADTTQPVTTTT from the coding sequence TAAACACGCCCGACCCCACACCAACAGCATCGTCCAGTTACACATCAGAAAACATACCCACTCACAAGTCAACAGAAAAACATAGTCGCAAACCAACAACATATAGTCATACTCccacaacaacacacagacacacaataaaAACAGTTGCAACACAATCTGATATAGCAATACCTACAACGCAACCTGACGTAACAACTACAAGACATGACACAACAAATAAACCAAACACTGACATAACAACATCCACAATACAACCTGACATAAAAGCTACTACACAACTTGACACAGCAACTGATACAACAGAAGCGACAGCACAATCTGTCTTAACGACAGCTGCAACACATCATCACATGACAGCTATAACGAAACCTGCTACAGCAATAGCTGCTTCAAAACGTGACATAACAGCTACACCACCACCTGACTCAGCAACAGTTACATCACAAACTGACCTTACAGCGGATACAACACAGCCTGTTACAACAACTACA